CGTACATCGCGACGCGCGGCAGCACCGACACGTCGGCGATCGAGAAGGCGTCGCCGACCAGGAACGCGCGGCCTTCCAGGCGCTCCTCGAGGGTGCGCAGGCGCCCGTAGAGGAGCGCGGTGAGACGCGCCGCTTCGGCCTCGGTCACGACCTCGCCGTCGTAGACGCGCGCGGTCCACTCGAGGTGCGCGGGATCGGTCGTGTGGCGTCGGGCCGTCGCCAGCGCCTCGTCGCGCGACACGCTGCGCTTCATCGGTCCCATCAGGCGGTGGTAGAGAAGCGGCCGGAACTCCTTGGCCATCTCGAGCTCGAACGCCTGCCACATCTTGGCCTGCGCGCGCTCCCACGCATCGCTCGGATAGAGCTTGGGTCCGGGGAAGACGTCGTCCACGTATTCCGTGATGACGTTCGACTCCCACACGACGCGCGCCCCGTGCTGCAGCGTCGGCACGATGCCGTTCGGGTTGAGCGCCAGATACCAGGGGCTCTTCTGCTCCATGTGCTCGAGGTCGATGACCCGCGAGCGCCACGCGAGGCCCTTCTCGATGAGGGCGATCCGAACGCGCCGCGCACAGGGCGAGGCGGGGTGGTCGTACAGGACGAGCTCGTCGGCCATCGCCTACTCCCGGATGGCGCCGCCGCCGTGGCGCACGAACGCCGCCGCCAGCTCGTCGTACGTCGTCGTCACGGGGAACTGCGGAAAGTCGGCGACGACGTTCGCGGGCGGCCGGAAGAGGATACCGGCATCGGCGGCGCCGAGCATGCTCGTGTCGTTGTACGAATCGCCGGCCGCGACGACGCGGAAGTTGATCCCGCGCAGCGCCTCCACCGCCCGGCGCTTTCCGTCGGCGATGCGGAGCCGGTAGCCGGCGATGCGCGACGAGGCCGCCTCGACGTCGAGCGAGTGGCAGAAGAGCGTCGGCCAGCCGAGCTTCCGCATGAGCGGCTGCGCGAACTCGGCGAAGGTGTCGGACAGGATCACCACCTGCGTGCGGCTGCGGAGCCAGTCCAGGAACGCGAGCGCCCCCTCGAGCGGCGCCATGGTGTCGATGACGGCCTGGATGTCGCGCAGCGTGAGGTGATGCTCGTCCAGGATCGCGATGCGCCCGCGCATCAGCTTGTCGTAGTCGGGCTCGTCGCGCGTCGTGCGACGGAGCGCCGCGATGCCCGTCCGCTCGGCGACGTTGATCCAGATCTCGGGAACGAGCACGCCTTCGAGGTCGAGACACGCGATCATCGGCTGGCTCATGGCCGACGTTCGTAGCGAAGGCCCCGGCGCAATGCTAGCTTCGCCCGAATGCCCGAGTATTCCGAGCGGTTCTTCCGCAGCGGCGCGCTCCGCATCCACTTTCGCGACTGGGGTGACACGACGCTGCCGCCGGTGGTCCTCGTGCACGGCCTGCGCGACCACTCGCACTCGTTCGACGACCTCGCGCGCGGCCTGCTCGATCGCTTCCACGTGCTCGCGCTCGACCTCCGTGGCCACGGCGACAGCGAGACCACGCCCTACTACGCGTTCGGCCACTTCGTGCTGGACCTCCACAACCTCGTGCGCGCGCTCCGCCTGCCGCGGCCGATCCTGGTCGGGCACTCGATGGGCGGCGAGGTGGTCGCGCGCCTGGCCGGCTCGTTCCCGGACCTGCCCGCGAAGGTCGTCCTCATCGAAGGTCTGGGTCCGCCGCCCATCGACATGGAGGAGGAGCGCCAGTGGGTCGTCGACGGCTTCGCGCGCATCGATCGCTCGATCGCCGGACCGCCCGGGCTCGCCGACCTGGACGCGGCCTACAAGCGCTTGCGCGAGCGGAACCCGCGCCTCACCGAGAGCAAGGCGCGCGAGCTGGCGCTCCTCGGCACGCGCGCGCGCGAGGACGGCACGCTCGAATGGAAGTTCGATCCGATGCTCACGACGATGTCGGTGACGGACCCGTTCGACCTCGAGTTCGCGATGGCCTTCTGGCGCAAGATCACCGTGCCGACGCTCATCGTCCACGGCGCCGAGTCGGGCGAGTTCTGGCGCAGCAAACCCGGCGCGATCTACCTCGAGCCCGACGACCTCCGGCGCCGTCTCGGCTGCTTCCGGGATGCGCGTCTCGTCGAGATCCCCGGCGCCGGGCACATGGTCCACTTCGACCGCCCGCGCGAGCTGCTGGCCGCCGTTCGCGAGTTCCTGTAAGGGGTCTTGACCATGTATCACGGCGTGATACATGAGGGACGTGCGACATCACCACCGTGGCCGGCACGAGCGATGGCTTCATGCCCGGATCCCCGAGGAGCTCGAAGAGGCGCTCAAGCGCGAGGCCCTGCGGCGGCGGTGGCCGGTGTCGACCCTGGTGCGCGACGTCCTCGAAGGGGCGCTCGACATGGTCGAGCACATCGTCGAGGACAGCGCCGAGATCGCGCGGCGGGCCCAGGGGCCCCGCCATCCGCGGTCGCTCGACCACGTCTACGGCTGGCAGGAGCTGATCTTGAACCGCGGCGCCGAGTGCGCCGGCTGCGAGGTCGCGCTGCGCGTCGGCGAGACGGCGCATCGCGGCCTCACCGACGAGCCAGGTCCACCCGCCTTCCTGTGCCGCGCCTGCATTCGCCGGCTCCGCGAGCCGGCCAAGGAGAAGGAGCACGCATCATGACGCATTGTGGACACGATCACGGCCGGCATCGAAGCGACTGGCACGACGTCGGCAGCGCCGCCGAGGACTTCGCGCGACGCGTGGCGCGCGACGCCAGCAAGTTCGGCGAGCGGCTCGCCGAGCACGCCTCGGCGTTCGCCGGGAACATCTCGCGCGAGTGGCGCCGCCATCAACGGCACGGAACCGAATGGCGCGGCGACGACGTGCGCGCCGTCTTGAAGGAAGTCCGCGGGATCCTGACGGACGTGGTCGACGGCGTCGACGAGCTGATCGAGCGCTTCGTCCGGCCGACCCGCGAGACCGAGCCGCCGGAGGGCGCGTGGACGCGCGTCGTCACGAATCGCGAGGTCACGTGCGGGAGCTGCGCGCGCCCGATCGGCGCCGGTGAGGAGTGCCACCTCCGCCGCCGAGAGGACGGCCGCGAATTCCGCTGCCTCGCCTGCGGCCCCACGCCACCGGCCGACGCGCCCGCGAGCTGAGCTACTTCTTCCGCGACTTCGCGAGCAGGTCGGCGAGCGTGCCGAGGCTCGCCTTGTCGTCCGACTTCGCGAGGTGCGCCTCGGTGTCACGGCGCTCCTCGATCTCGGCCGCCTCCTTCGCCTGCTTCGCGCGCTCGACCATCGAGAGACCGATGCGGCGCTTCGCGGGATCCACCTCCACGATCGTGACCTCCACCGGATCGCCGATCGACACGATCTGGCGCGGATGGGACACGCGGCGATCGAGCGCCATGCGCGAGACGTGCACGAGGCCGTCGAGCCCCGGCGCCAGCTCGACGAAGGCGCCGAACTGCTCGAGCCGCCGCACGACGCCAGTGGCCGTTGCCCCGACCGGAAAGCGCTCGCGCACGGTCGCCCACGGGTCGGGCGCGAGCGCGCGCAGCGAGAGGCCGACGCGGCCCGGTCCCTTCGCCGTCGCCGGCTCGAGCTTCACGACCTGCGCGTCGACACGCTGGCCGACCTGGAGCACGTCGGCGGGATTCGAGACGCGGGCGTAGCCTAGCTCGCTCACGTGGATCAGGCCTTCGATGCCGCCGAGATCCACGAACGCACCGAAGTCGCGCAACGACGTCACGGTGCCGCTCACGATCGCTCCTTCCTCGAGCGACGCCCACGTGGCCGCGCCCTGCGCGGCGGCCTCGTCCTCCAGGAGCTGGCGGCGCGAGACGACCACGTTGCGGCCGCCGGCGTCGAGCTTCGTGATGCGGAAGCGGAACCTCTGCCCGACGTACGTCGCGCCCTCCGTCCGCCGGCGATCGATCTGCGACCCCGGACAGAACGCGCGCACGGTCCCGAGCTGGACGTCGAAGCCGCCCTTGTTCTCGCCCGTGACGAGGCCCTCGACGGCGATGCCGTGCGCGAACGCCTGCTCGAGCTCGCCGGGCACGTGCCCGCCCCGCCCCGCGACGCGCTTGAGGACGATCGAGCCGGAGCGCGATCCGTCGTCGACGACCGTCGCCTCGATCTCGTCGCCGTCCTTCAGTCGGATCTCGCCGGTCGCGGGATCGCGAAACTCGCCGATGTCGATCGCGGCCTCGGCCTTGCCACCGACGTCGACGAACGCGGTCGAGCTCCCGACCGCGATCACGCGCCCGCGGACGACGTCGCCGGCGACGATCCGCTTCTCGCGACGGCGCGGCGCCTCGCTGGCGGCGAGGAGCGCGGCGAAGTCCTCGTCGTCCGCAGGTGCCATACCGGCTGCATAGCGCGGATTCGCCGCCATGGCGACGCGGCTTGCACGGCCTCGCGGTGGGGACTACCCGGCGAACATGGACACGAAGCCCGTTCTCCCCGCCCTCGATCCGCGCACCGTCCCCGCGCGAAAGTCGACCGGCTACCCGACCGAGGCGTTCCGCGCCATGGTCGCGGGCCGCGGCAAGCAGGCGCTGGGCGATGCGCTCGGCCTCGCGAACTTCGGGGTGAACCTGGTTCGCCTCGAGCCCGGTGCCTACTCGTCGCTGCGGCACTGGCACACGCGCCAGGACGAGTTCGTCTGGATCCTCGAAGGCGAGATCACGCTCATCACCGACCAGGGCGAGCAGGTGCTCGGCCCCGGCATGTGCGCGGGGTTCGCCGCCGGCGTCGCGAACGGACATCACCTGACGAACCGGACGTCGCGCCCCGCGGTCTATCTCGAGGTGGGCGATCGCCTGCCGGGCGACGGCGCCAACTATCCCGACCCGAACGTCGACCTCCAGGTGCGCTCGACGCGATCGGGCTACCAGTACCAGCACAAGGATGGCCGTCCGTACGAGTGAGACGGAGCGCGTCTAGCGGGCGCACGGGCCGAGATCGACGGGCGGCGATTCCGCCGCGAGCAGCACCGCAGCCTGCGCGGTGAGAGCGCGCGCGCCCGCGAGCGGGCGCGGCGGGCGCGGATCCTGCGGACATGATCCGGGATCCCCGGGCAGACGATGCGGCGGCGAGCCGCTCTCGAACCCGAGACGCGCGAGCAGCCAGGGAATGCCGAAGTCGCCCATCCAGCTGTAGCCGGGACGCGCCTCGACCGACGTCGCGACGCGCGTTCCCTGGCCGTCGACGTAGATCGGCGCGCCGGTCGTGAGGTCGTGGAAGCGGGCCCAGCACGCGGGCCCGATGCGAACGCGCGCGAGCCAGTCCGCCGCGGACGACGCGGCCGCGCAATAGCGCCGATCGCCCGTCGCCGCCGCGAGCGCGACCAGGGCTTCGATCGCGTGCCGCGTCTCCCAGGTCGCGAGCGCCGGCAGCTCGAATGCGCGTGCTCGTGACGGCCGCCCGGCAGCATCGTATTGCTGCGCCCACGCGGCGGCGGGCGGCCGTCCCTGCACCGTCACCAGCCAATTGCCCGCGCGCCGCGCGATCGCGAGCAGCTCGGGACGCCCGAGGGTCGCCGACGCCGCGATGAGCGTCGTCACGGCGAACGGCGTGGCGCCGTCGTTCAAGGCCGGCTGATCCTCGTAGTGTGGATGTGCGCGCCGCAGCCATTCGGGCCGCGCGTCGAGCGGCCACGCGCCCGACGCGAGCTGCGAGCGGCGCAGGAGATCGATGCCGCGCTCGGCCCCGGCGCGGTAGCGCGGCTCGCCCGTCACCTCCCAGAGCGCGAGCAGGAAGCGCGTCGCGCCCGGTGTGATGTCGTCGTCGAGCATGGGACGGAGCCCGGCGGTCGCGCGGAACCACCACGGCGTCCGATCGCCGTACACCGGCAGCTCGGAGAACCAACCACCGGGCGCGAGCTGCGTCGCCAGCAGCAGATCGCCCGCGCGCCGCGCGGCGGCGAGGTAGGTGTCGCGCCCCGTGCGCCGGTAACCCTCGACGAGCACGAGGCCCGCCGCGGGCGTGCCGGGGCTGCGCACGACGACGAGGTCCCAGCCGGCGAGGCCGAGCGGCCCGAGCCAGTGCTCGGCCGTCTTCACGACCAGCGTGAACGGCTCCGGGCGCGTGCCCGGCGCGGATGCGAAGACCCATCCGCCCTGCGCGCGCTCGGCCACCGCGAGCGCGTCCAGCGTATCGGTGAGCGGATCGGCGTGTGCCCGCCCGGCGACGAGCGTCGCCGCGAGCGCGATGCCGAGCCGCCGGCGTCTACAGCCGCTCGATGATCGTGCCCGTACCGAGTCCGCCCCCGCAACACATGGCGATGAGCCCGTACCGACCGCCCGTGCGCTCGAGCTCGTGGAGCGCCGTCGTGATCAGGCGTGCACCGGTGCAACCGGTCGGATGG
This is a stretch of genomic DNA from Candidatus Eisenbacteria bacterium. It encodes these proteins:
- a CDS encoding S1 RNA-binding domain-containing protein — translated: MAPADDEDFAALLAASEAPRRREKRIVAGDVVRGRVIAVGSSTAFVDVGGKAEAAIDIGEFRDPATGEIRLKDGDEIEATVVDDGSRSGSIVLKRVAGRGGHVPGELEQAFAHGIAVEGLVTGENKGGFDVQLGTVRAFCPGSQIDRRRTEGATYVGQRFRFRITKLDAGGRNVVVSRRQLLEDEAAAQGAATWASLEEGAIVSGTVTSLRDFGAFVDLGGIEGLIHVSELGYARVSNPADVLQVGQRVDAQVVKLEPATAKGPGRVGLSLRALAPDPWATVRERFPVGATATGVVRRLEQFGAFVELAPGLDGLVHVSRMALDRRVSHPRQIVSIGDPVEVTIVEVDPAKRRIGLSMVERAKQAKEAAEIEERRDTEAHLAKSDDKASLGTLADLLAKSRKK
- the thrH gene encoding bifunctional phosphoserine phosphatase/homoserine phosphotransferase ThrH, producing the protein MSQPMIACLDLEGVLVPEIWINVAERTGIAALRRTTRDEPDYDKLMRGRIAILDEHHLTLRDIQAVIDTMAPLEGALAFLDWLRSRTQVVILSDTFAEFAQPLMRKLGWPTLFCHSLDVEAASSRIAGYRLRIADGKRRAVEALRGINFRVVAAGDSYNDTSMLGAADAGILFRPPANVVADFPQFPVTTTYDELAAAFVRHGGGAIRE
- a CDS encoding cupin domain-containing protein, yielding MDTKPVLPALDPRTVPARKSTGYPTEAFRAMVAGRGKQALGDALGLANFGVNLVRLEPGAYSSLRHWHTRQDEFVWILEGEITLITDQGEQVLGPGMCAGFAAGVANGHHLTNRTSRPAVYLEVGDRLPGDGANYPDPNVDLQVRSTRSGYQYQHKDGRPYE
- a CDS encoding alpha/beta hydrolase translates to MPEYSERFFRSGALRIHFRDWGDTTLPPVVLVHGLRDHSHSFDDLARGLLDRFHVLALDLRGHGDSETTPYYAFGHFVLDLHNLVRALRLPRPILVGHSMGGEVVARLAGSFPDLPAKVVLIEGLGPPPIDMEEERQWVVDGFARIDRSIAGPPGLADLDAAYKRLRERNPRLTESKARELALLGTRAREDGTLEWKFDPMLTTMSVTDPFDLEFAMAFWRKITVPTLIVHGAESGEFWRSKPGAIYLEPDDLRRRLGCFRDARLVEIPGAGHMVHFDRPRELLAAVREFL
- a CDS encoding glutathione S-transferase family protein, yielding MADELVLYDHPASPCARRVRIALIEKGLAWRSRVIDLEHMEQKSPWYLALNPNGIVPTLQHGARVVWESNVITEYVDDVFPGPKLYPSDAWERAQAKMWQAFELEMAKEFRPLLYHRLMGPMKRSVSRDEALATARRHTTDPAHLEWTARVYDGEVVTEAEAARLTALLYGRLRTLEERLEGRAFLVGDAFSIADVSVLPRVAMYGWIGLPIDATAYPRVTEWLARLGDRPSFARSIAQG